The genomic interval CCGCGACTAAGGTCGCTCGAACCTCGTGCCAACCGCGTCGCGCACAAGCGCTTGCGGACGCAACGTCGAGAAGCCTCTTTCGTTAGACGAAATGCTCGCAAAACTATGAACCTTTATATGAAAAATTTCTATTTAAATAATAGAGGAGGTCCTTATGATTTTTGTTAATATTCTAAGTATTGGATTTCTTATTGTTTGTCTCGTTTATTCGTATTATTTTTTCAAAGGTAAAATTCATTTTCGAAACTTTATCTCATTAACCTTGGTAATTCTGTCTTTTCTTGTTTTTTTATGGGTTTTTCAACATTTTGCTTTCGAGTTAACAAAAATTAATTCGAACATCATTGATACTTATTTAAAAATAATTGGAATTTTTGGTGCGTTAGTATTCTTTACTTATCAATTTGTAAGTGGGGTTTTCTATACTGGAATCGGAATCAAACTTGATTGTAAATCGAGGCTTAACGATGGTAAGCGATTAATCTACCTTCATGCAGAAGTAACGAGTAAGACTAATTTTATAAAAATTTACGATGCCAAAGCTTTTAATACTCCAATTTCTTCAGATCTGATTGCGGGGACATCTGTGGAAATGAAAGTATTGGGCACGAAGCGACATGAGTATGAAAACAATTTCCTTACAAGCAAATATATACAAGGGTTAAATGGAAATTTGCAGATAAATCCAAATGATGAGATGACATTTGCTGTAATTGGTGAATTCCCTGACCCGACCAAAACACTACTAATTGAATTTGTCCTTTTAGGTAAGAATTTTTTTTATCTCTTTCCGGAACAATGGAAGTCTAGTATTTTAATTATTCCATCACTTGAAGATTGAACGTCATCATTTGGAGACCTTGCTTGCACTTCGTCTAACTTCGACTTCTCGCTTCGTTCGTCACTCACGGTTCCCGCTCGGACTCACTGCGGGCTAAAGCCACATTCGCTTTGACGTTCGGCTTGTGACCGCTCACTAAGGTTCGCTCAAGCCTCCGTCAATCCCTTTGCGCACAAGCGCTTCGGGAACGCGAACGTCGAGAAGCCTCTTTCGTTAGACGACATATTGCATTTTAACTCTATGAATAATAAAACTATTAAAGGTCAATGTTGGTTCATTGAAAATCCCGAACGAAAACTTTCCGCAACTTTTGAGTTCTATGATAAAACTCATCAAATCAACTTGTTTGGAATAAATTGGAGCCGAGATGATTTAAACTCAATGAAAGAGATTTATTATATTTTACATGCTACTAATGAGCAAGGTGAACCGATTACTTTAATTAATGTAAAAGTTATCATTGGTAAATATTCAATATTTAATTCGAATGATCATAATTCGATGAATTTAAATGTTAATCTTCATTGTTTTCCTGAGTGGATACTATTAGGCATTCATATATTTGATGAAAACATAGAAATATTCAAGAAATCAAATTTTACATCGAAAAGTATCGATGAATGGTTCGGGCATAGCCCTTTGCTACCAGAGATTGAAGAAGATCTAAGTTTAAAAGTAACGGCGCGAAAAGTAGAAATACCTATTGTGAATGTAAATGATAAGTTTACTTTAGAGTTTCGGCCATTCCCGAATTTGTCGCTACAGGAATACAAGTCGATATCTTATTCTTTGCCTTTGATCGCATACAGTAGTTTTAAGGAAAAATGTTCGTTTAGGAAAATCGTTTCTGCGGCAGAAACGTTGTGTAAAATATTTTCGATATCAAGTTTTTGTCCAATAGGGTTTAACCAAATAAATTTATTTACGGAAGAGGGCAAAGAGGTTAAATTATTGAGAAATCCTATTCAAGCAATACAAGAGGAAGCAATAAATTATTATTTCATTATTAAATATGATAATGTTAAAGGAAATTTCCCTGAATGGATTAATAATTTCTGGTTATTAATTTCGGAGAAGCCAGCCTTTGCAGAAATCATCAATTCACTTTTTTTCATAAGCCAATTTCCAACAAAGGAACAAAAGTTTCTCTATATTCTACAAGCAATAGAGAATTTTCATAGAATAGTTTATTCAAGTAGCCAGTATTATATAGAACAAGAAAAGTATAAACAAAATCACCTGCCAATTTTGCAACAAGCAGTTTCACATCTTTCATCCGATATCCCTTTGAGTTTAAAAGATGCTCTGCGCGGTCGCTTAAAATATGGAAATGAAATATCATTACGAAACAGACTGATGCAATTAATGAATGATTTGCCTTGGTCTTTAAGTAAATGGATTGCAACTGATTCTCAAAAATTTGTATCTCGTGTTGTTGATACTCGAAATTACTATACGCATAGATTGCCGGAGGACGCAATCGACCTTGTGGACTTCGAAAAATCACCTTCAATTGATAGAACATTAGAGATATTCTTAGTGATGTTGATTTTATTGAAGGCGGGTACTTCTGAGGACGCTATTCACAAATCCATATATCCAAAAGATCATTTTAGGAATTCTTCGCTTCCTTTAGGATAATGCAATACGTCGTCTAACTGCGGCTTCTCGCGGCGCTTCGGGATTGCTCCGCAACCCTTGCTTGGCCTTCGGCACATTTGCTTTGTCACTTCGGTTTGCGAGCCGTTCACTAAGGCTCACTCAAACCGAGTGACAATCCTTTCGCGCGTTTAGCGCGCTCCAGGACCGCAAACGTCGAGAAGCCTCTTTCGTTAGACGCAATAATCGCTTAGTTTAGCCTTAAAAGGTAAATTTCAGACCTGCTTTTGTTCTTTTACTGTCTTGACAAAGGATATACTTGCGCTTATACTTGCAATAAGGAGAATAAGCTATATGCCTCAAGTCTCATTATATCTCGATCAAGATACTTTAAAAAAGATAGAAACCGCCGCTAAGAAAGAAAAGATTTCTATTTCCCAGTGGGTTAGAGTGAAAATACAAAGCTCTTTCGATAAGAGTTGGCCTGAAGAGTATTTTAACCTTTTTGGCTCAATTCAAGACGAATCGTTTTCTGAACCTAAAAGGTTAAAATTTGCCTCTGATACGAAAAGGGAAGAATTGTGAATTATTTTCTAGATACGAATACTTGTATTTATTTCTTAAAAGGTAAAAGCGAAAATATTGAGAAGAATATTAGGAAGTTAAATCCAAATCGTATTAAAATACCTTCGATTGTAAAGGCAGAGTTACTTTTAGGTGCCTTGAAAAGCAACGGTAAAAAGAAGAATAGGGAAGTTGTTTTAAGTTTTCTCGATCCATTTGAAATTATCGGATTTAATGATATAGAATCCGAAATTTATGCTGAAGTTCGAAGTGATTTAGAAATTCAAGGAATCCCTATTGGTCCAAATGACTTAGTAATTGCATCCGTTGTTCTAAGCTCCAATGGAATTTTAGTTACCAATAATGAGAAAGAATTTAAAAGGATTCCAAAGCTAAAGTTAGAAAATTGGCTTTAGCTTTGATCTAAGGCGATTACTTCGCCTAACTTCGGCTTCTCACTGCGTTCGCGACTCACGGTTCCTGCTCGCGCTCACTCCGGGCTAAAGCCACATTCGCTTTGTAACTCGGTTCGCGAGCCGCGACTAAGGTCGCTCGAACCTCGTTCCAATTCTTTCGCGCGTTTAGCGCGCTCCAGAACCGCGAACGTCGAGAAGCCTCTTTCGTTAGGCGCCATGAAATTAAAATCTTTTAATTCCAAAAAGAAAATGGCTAAAATATTCTGATTTACTACTGCTTCATCTAAAATAATTCTAATCTAAATGCTTTTTGAATGGGATGAAAAGAAAAACGCTTCGAATCTTAAAAAGCATCAAATATCATTTAAACAAGCCTCTAAGGTCTTTTTAGATAAAGATGCAATCTACATTTCCGATGAAAACCATTCAGAAAATGAGGAAAGGTGGCTTGTTCTTGGAAAAATTGAAAATTTTACTATAATCGTAGTTGTTTTTGTGGACAAAACGAATAATGAAGAAGAAAAGTTAAGAATAATTTCCGCCAGAAAAGCTGATAAATTGGAAGAAAAAGAATACCTCCAAAGAATAGGCAAAGATTAAGAAATGAAAAAACATTACGACTTCTCTAAAGGTAAAAAAGGCGTCTTCTTTATAGAAGACAAAAAAAATATTCATTTGCCGATATATCTTGATAATGATATCGAGGAATATTTTTCCAAAATTGCCTCTTCTAAAGGTAAAGACTTAAATTCTATCATTAACAAAGTTCTTAAAAAAGAAGTAGAACTTCAAAAAGAACTTTCTATTTAGTTGTTTAGCAACGGCGTATAACTTCGGCTTCTCGCGTCGCTTCGGGATTGCTATCGCAACCCTCGCTTGGCCTTCGGCACATTTGCTTTGTAACTCGGCTTGCGGGACGAGACTAAGGTAGCTCAAGCCTCGCGCCAATTCTTCCGCGCGTTTAGCGCGCTTCAGAACCGCAAACGTCGAGAAACCTACGCTTGCCGCTTCGTTCGCCACTCACGGTTTCCGTTCGGGACTCACTTCGGTCTTGGACACATCGCTTCGCGAACTTGGTTAAATAGTAAAAGAAGAGATTCTCAGAAATAGAAGTTCGCGACCCCTTAGCGCACAAACGCTCCAGGACCGCAAAGGTCGAGAAGTCTCTGTCGTTATGCGAAATGCCCTAAGTTTAGCTTGATATTGAAGAAGGAAACCAAAAGACAATATGTCGGCTTATTTTCTAAATTTCGACCCAAAATCAGTCTATTTTAAAGTTGACATTGGTATGACCAAAGTTATACCAAGAATATGAAAACGGCAATTTCAATTCCTGATGAGCTATTTAAAACTGCTGAGAAAACAGCCAAAAAACTTGGAATTCCACGTAGCCAACTATTTGCAAAAGCATTAGAAGAATTTATTCAATCTCATAGTAAGGAATCTGTAACTGAGAAATTGAATCAAATTTACAAGAACAAGTCCAAAGAAACTAAAAATAATATTACTGATTTATCCGTTGAATCGCTTCGCAAGAGTTTAAAAAATGATTCGTGGTGAAATCTGGTGGGTGGATTTGGGAATTCCTTTTGGAAGTGAACCTGGGTTTAAACGTCCTGTTCTCATAATTCAGGATGATTCTTTTAATCAAAGTAATATTAATACAATAGTTTCTATCGCAATTACATCAAATCTGAATCTTTCGGAAGCACCGGGTAACGTTCTAATTAGCAAGAAAGATTCAAATTTATCAAAAGACTCAGTCGTAAATGTCTCTCAAATTGTGACTTTAGACAAAGAAAGATTTCTTAACAAAGCAGGAAAACTCAAATTAAATAAATTAGATGAAGTTGAAGTAGGGCTTAAACTGGTTACAGGTTTAGATAAATAAGGGCACTTCGCCTAACTACGACTTCTCGCGGCCAGTCGCGCCGGGACGTTACGTCGAGATGTCTCTTTCGTTATGCGAAATTCCCGGGCAGTAATTCCAGACGTTTCTCAAGGCAATATGTTAAACAACCTCGAGGCCTTGCAGAGTTTATCTGCTTCCTCATCTAAGAGAGCGTTCAGGGTTTCTTCCACTGAACCTCTTACGAGTTCGCTCAAGTCTTTCCCCGAGCTGGGTATCATCCACTTGGATTACTTTCAAGTGCGCGTTTTCTTCTCCCTTATTTTGGGTTTTTTTTTGAATTGGCTCATCGCAAACTCAATCGGCAAAGAGAGCCTTCTCTTTAATTTGTAAATGTGCGAAATATTTAGGAGGTTATCGACTCTATTTAATGCTCTTAGAAATAACTACGATATGATTATCTAGGCTATTATCATTATTTTTATAATCAATTTGGAAAATCTTTTCTATTTTAAAATTGTTGGCGAAGTGTAAATTAGAAATCGTCTCTAAATCATGATAATAAAAGTAAAGAATTCTGTTATCCTTTCCTTTCTTTATGCCAGAATGATTTGGATCGCCTTCTACGAAGCTTAAATATAGAAGTCCATTTGTTTCTAAAGATTCGTTTAATTTCGGTATAAGAGTTTTTATTTCTAATA from Leptospira stimsonii carries:
- a CDS encoding HEPN domain-containing protein gives rise to the protein MNNKTIKGQCWFIENPERKLSATFEFYDKTHQINLFGINWSRDDLNSMKEIYYILHATNEQGEPITLINVKVIIGKYSIFNSNDHNSMNLNVNLHCFPEWILLGIHIFDENIEIFKKSNFTSKSIDEWFGHSPLLPEIEEDLSLKVTARKVEIPIVNVNDKFTLEFRPFPNLSLQEYKSISYSLPLIAYSSFKEKCSFRKIVSAAETLCKIFSISSFCPIGFNQINLFTEEGKEVKLLRNPIQAIQEEAINYYFIIKYDNVKGNFPEWINNFWLLISEKPAFAEIINSLFFISQFPTKEQKFLYILQAIENFHRIVYSSSQYYIEQEKYKQNHLPILQQAVSHLSSDIPLSLKDALRGRLKYGNEISLRNRLMQLMNDLPWSLSKWIATDSQKFVSRVVDTRNYYTHRLPEDAIDLVDFEKSPSIDRTLEIFLVMLILLKAGTSEDAIHKSIYPKDHFRNSSLPLG
- a CDS encoding CopG family transcriptional regulator; translated protein: MPQVSLYLDQDTLKKIETAAKKEKISISQWVRVKIQSSFDKSWPEEYFNLFGSIQDESFSEPKRLKFASDTKREEL
- the vapC gene encoding type II toxin-antitoxin system tRNA(fMet)-specific endonuclease VapC; amino-acid sequence: MNYFLDTNTCIYFLKGKSENIEKNIRKLNPNRIKIPSIVKAELLLGALKSNGKKKNREVVLSFLDPFEIIGFNDIESEIYAEVRSDLEIQGIPIGPNDLVIASVVLSSNGILVTNNEKEFKRIPKLKLENWL
- a CDS encoding BrnT family toxin encodes the protein MLFEWDEKKNASNLKKHQISFKQASKVFLDKDAIYISDENHSENEERWLVLGKIENFTIIVVVFVDKTNNEEEKLRIISARKADKLEEKEYLQRIGKD
- a CDS encoding ChpI protein yields the protein MKTAISIPDELFKTAEKTAKKLGIPRSQLFAKALEEFIQSHSKESVTEKLNQIYKNKSKETKNNITDLSVESLRKSLKNDSW
- a CDS encoding type II toxin-antitoxin system PemK/MazF family toxin, which produces MIRGEIWWVDLGIPFGSEPGFKRPVLIIQDDSFNQSNINTIVSIAITSNLNLSEAPGNVLISKKDSNLSKDSVVNVSQIVTLDKERFLNKAGKLKLNKLDEVEVGLKLVTGLDK